The DNA sequence GGAAGCGGGGTGACCGAAGAGCCGGTGGCGATGACCACGTTCTTCGCCGTCACCGTTTCGCCGCCCACCTTCACGGTGTGCGCATCCACGAAGCTGGCGCGATCCTTGAGCCAGGTGACCTTGTTCTTCTTGAACAGGAACTCCACCCCGCCGGTGAGCTGCTTCACCGCATCGCGGCGCTGGCCGTGCATCGTATCCAGATCGAGCTCGGGGCTGACCTTGATGCCCAGCTTGGCCATCATGCCGCCCGCCGCCGCCTCGAAATATTCGGATGCGTGGAGCATGGCCTTGGAAGGAATGCAGCCGACATTGAGGCAGGTGCCGCCCAGCGTCTCGCGACTTTCGGCGCAGGCCGTCTTCAGCCCCAGCTGCGCGGCGCGGATCGCGGCGACATAGCCGCCGGGCCCGGCGCCGATGATGAGGACGTCATAGTCGTAGGTCTGGTCAGCCATAGTTCTCTTCCGTCGCGCCCGTGCTTCGACAGGTTCAGCACGGGCGGGCTTGCATTATCGAAGCCAGGACCCGCTCATCCTGAGCCTGTCGAAGGATGTGGCACACACTTCCACTTACAGATCGATCAGCATCCGCATCGGATCCTCGATCGCTTCCTTGATGATCTTCAGCGCCGTCACCGCCTCGCGCCCGTCGATGATGCGATGGTCATAGCTGAGCGCGAGATACATCATCGGGCGCACCACCACCTGGCCATCGCGGACCACCGGGCGATCCTCGATCCGGTGCAGGCCCAGCACGGCGCTCTGCGGCGGATTGATGATCGGCGTGGACATCAGCGATCCGAACACGCCGCCGTTGGAAATGGTGAAGGTGCCACCGGCCATGTCGGCCATGGTCAGCGTGCCGTCCTTGGCCTTCTGGCCGAAGCCGGCGATCGCCTGCTCCACTTCGGCGAAGCTCATCTGGTCCACGCTGCGGACCACCGGCACCACCAGCCCGTTGGGGGCGCTGACGGCGACCGAGAGATCGAGGTAATCGTGATAGACGATCTCGTCGCCCTCGATCTTGGCGTTCACCGCCGGCACGTCCTTCAGTGCCAGGCAGGCGGCCTTGGCGAAGAAGCTCATGAAGCCCAGCTTGATGCCGTGCTTCTTGGCGAACACGTCCTTATAGTGTTCGCGCGCTTCGATCACCGCGCTCATGTCGCAATCGTTGAAGGTGGTCAGCAGCGCCGCTTCTTCCTGCGCGCCCTTCAGCCGCTTGGCGATGGTCTGGCGCAGGCGCGTCATCTTCACGCGCTCTTCGCGGCGCTCGCCTTTGGCGGACGGGGCGGGAGCGGGCGAGGGGGCCGGGGCGCTGGCGGCGGGCGCGGGGCTCGCCTGCTTGGCCTTGGCGGCGACCAGCACGTCTTCCTTCGTCAGGCGGCCGTCCTTGCCGGTGCCCTTGATCGTGGTCGGATCGACCCCGTGTTCCAGCACCGCGCGGCGCACCGCGGGGGAGAGGGTGGAGGCGGCATCCTCGGTCGCGGCCTCAGGTTCCGCGGGGGCTGGGGTGGGAGCCGGGGCCGGAGCAGGGGAGGGCGCGGGCGTTTCGCGCACTCGCGTGCCTTCGGGGCCGGCGCTCGGCTGGCCGTCCTCGATGGAGGCGATCACCGCGCCCACTTCCACCGTATCGCCCACCTGCACCCGGTATTCACCCATGGTGCCGGCGATCGGCGCGGGGACTTCCACCGCCACCTTGTCGGTTTCGAGGCTGGCGATCGGCTCGTCCAGCGCCACGGGGTCGCCCGGCTTCTTCAGCCATTCACCGATCGTCGCTTCGGTAACCGATTCCCCGAGGACGGGGACTTTTACTTCACTGGCCATGTCTCGTTCCTTCAGGCCTTGCCCTGCTTGTTCCTGCTGTTGCGCTGTGCCGCGCCGCCATCGGCGAGGCCCAGCGCGATATCCACCAGCGCCTGCTGCTGCACCGCATGCCGGCTGGCGAGCCCGGTGGCGGGCGAGGCCGCCACTTCGCGTCCGGCATAGAACGGCCGCATGCCCTGGTGCCCGGCGGCGATCAGCGCATCTTCTATCTTGCTTTCGACGAAGAACCACGCGCCGTTGTTCTTCGGCTCTTCCTGGCACCAGATCACCTGTTCCAGGTTCTTCATGCGCTTGAGGCGCACGGCCAGCGGTTCGCCGGGGAAGGGATAGAGCTGTTCGATGCGGACGATGGAGGTGTCCTCCAGCTTTTCCGCGTCGCGCTTCTCGATCAGATCATAGGCGACCTTGCCCGAACACAGCACCAGCCGGCGGACCTTCTCGTCCGCGATGTCGCTGGTGTCGGACATGATGCGCTTGAAATGGCTGTCGCCCAGGAACTCGCCCGCTTCGGACTTCGCCATTGGATGGCGCAGCAGGCTCTTGGGCGTCATGATGATCAGCGGCTTGCGGAACGGCCGCAGCATCTGCCTGCGCAGCAGGTGGAAGTAATTGGCCGGAACGGTGATGTTGCACACCTGGATGTTGTCGTTCGCGCACAGCTGCAGGAAGCGTTCGAGCCGGGCGGAGCTGTGCTCCGGCCCCTGGCCTTCATAGCCATGCGGCAGCATCAGCACGAGGCCGTTGGCCCGCAGCCACTTCACCTCGCCCGCGGCGATGTACTGGTCGATGATGATCTGCGCGCCATTGGCGAAGTCGCCGAACTGCGCTTCCCAGCATACCAGTGTCTTCGGATCGGCCGAGGCGAAGCCATATTCGAAGCCCAGCACGCCATATTCGGACAGCGGGCTGTCATAGACCTCGAACTTGCCATGCGGCAGGGTGGTGAGCGGGATATATTTGCGCTCGCTGGCCTGGTCGAGCCAGATGGCATGGCGCTGGCTGAAGGTGCCGCGGCCCGAATCCTGGCCTGACAGGCGCACGCCGAACCCTTCGGTGACGAGGCTGCCGAAGGCCAGCGCCTCCGCCGTCGCCCAGTCGAAGCCGCTGCCGCTTTCGAACATCTTGGCCTTGGCCTCGATCACGCGGCGCAGCGTCTTGTGGATTTCCAGATCCACCGGGACATTGGTCAGCGTGCGGCCCAGGCTTTCGAACAGCTTGCTTTCGATCGCCGTATCCACGTTGCGACGCGCGGTTTCGGGATCGGCAGGCTTGTGCAGGCCGCTCCACCGCCCGCCGAACCAGTCCGCTTCATTGGGCTTGTAGCTCTTGGCGGCTTCGAATTCCTCCTCGAGCACGCTCACGAAGCGGTCCGCCTGCTCGCCGGCCCATTTGCCGTCGATCACGCCTTCGTCGGTCAGGCGCCGGGCATAGATTTCGCTCACCCGCGGATGCTGGCGGATCTTTGCGTACATCAGCGGCTGGGTGAAGCTCGGCTCGTCGCCCTCATTGTGGCCGAAGCGGCGATAGCACCACATGTCGATCACGATATCGCGCTTGAACTGCATGCGATATTCGATCGCCAGCTTGCAGGCGAAGGTCACGGCTTCGGGATCGTCGCCATTCACATGCAGGATCGGCGCCTGCACGCCCTTGGCCACGTCCGACGGGTAGGGGGACGATCTGGCGAACTGCGGGCTCGTGGTAAAACCGATCTGGTTATTGATCACGAAGTGGATGCAGCCGCCGGTGTTGTATCCGCGCACGCCGGAGAAGCCGAAGCATTCCCATACGATGCCTTGGCCGGCGAATGCGGCATCGCCGTGGATCAGCACCGGCAGCACCTTCTCGTGCCGTTCCAGATCCTCGTGCACGGCCTGCTGCGCGCGCACCTTGCCCAGAACCACCGGGTCCACCGTTTCCAGATGGCTGGGGTTGGGGACCAGACTCATATGCACCTTGATCCCGTCGAACTCGCGGTCGGTGCTGGTGCCGAGGTGATATTTCACATCGCCCGATCCGCCCACGTCATCGGGATTGGCGCTGCCGCCCGAAAATTCGTGGAAGATCACGCGATAGGGCTTGGCCATCACGTTGGCGAGCACGTTCAGCCGGCCGCGATGGGCCATGCCATACACGATCTCGCGCACGCCCAGCGCGCCGCCATATTTGATCACCGCTTCCAGCGCGGGGATCATGCTTTCGCCGCCGTCCAGGCCGAAGCGCTTGGTGCCGACATATTTCTTGCCGAGGAACTTCTCGTATTCCTCGCCACGGATCACGGCCGAAAGGATCGCCTTCTTGCCGTTCTCGGTAAACTCGATCTCCTTGTCGGCGCCTTCCATGCGGTCCTGCAGGAAGCGGCGCTCCTCGATGTCGGAGATGTGCATGTATTCGAGGCCGACCTTGCCGCAGTAATTCGCGCGCAGGATCTCCACGATTTCGCGCACCGTGGTCCATTCGAGGCCAAGGTTTCCGCCGATATACACCGGCCGGTCCAGCGCATCGCCGGAGAAGCCGTGATATTCGGGCGTCAGGTCAGCCGGCAGTTCCGAATGGTGCAGCCCCAGCGGATCGAGATCGGCCGCCAGATGGCCGCGCACGCGATAGGTGCGGATCAGCATCATGGCGCGCACGGCGTCGTCCGCCGCCCGCTCCACCGCGCCTTCGTCCATCGCCTTGCCGGATTTGGCGGCGGCCTTTTCCACCGCGATCTTCATCGCGGTGGGGTCCATCGCCTCCGCCAGATCGCTGCCGGCGCCGGTCAGCGGCCAGCGGCGGTTCTGCCAGCTCGGCCCGGGCTGCGGGCCGTCCTGCGCCGGCAGCTCGGGGAGGAAATTCTGCGCTTCGTTACCCATCATGCGGCTCCGTGAGCCCCCGCAACGCGTGCGGAGGCGGGACTGTTCAGGCCAGTTCCTTCAGCAGCGCGTCGAGCGTGGTGCCGAGTTCGCTGGGGGAGGGGGACACGCGGATGCCGGCTGCTTCCATCGCGGCGATCTTGTCTTCCGCGCCGCCCTGGCCGCCGGATACGATCGCCCCGGCATGGCCCATGCGACGTCCCGGAGGGGCGGTGCGGCCGGCGATGAAGCCGACCATCGGCTTGCTGCGGCCCTTCTTCGCCTGGTCCTTGATGAATTCGGCCGCTTCCTCTTCCGCCGATCCGCCGATTTCGCCGATCATGATGATCGACTTGGTTTCGGGATCGTCCAGGAACAGGTCCAGCACGTCGATGAAATTGGTGCCGTTCACCGGATCGCCACCGATGCCCACGGCCGTGGTCTGGCCCAACCCCACGGCGGTGGTCTGGTGCACGGCTTCATAGGTCAGCGTGCCGGAACGGCTGACGACGCCCACCGAACCCTTGGAGAAGATGGAGCCGGGCATGATGCCGATCTTGCATTCGCCGGGGGTCAGCACGCCGGGGCAGTTGGGGCCGATCAGCCGGCTTTTGCTGCCGGACAGTGCGCGCTTCACCTTCACCATGTCCAGCACGGGCACGCCTTCGGTGATCGCCACGATCAGCTCGATCTCGGCATCGATCGCTTCCAGGATGGAATCCGCGGCGAAGGGCGGCGGCACATAGATGCAGGATGCAGTTGCGCCGGTCGCCGCCTTGGCTTCGGCCACCGTGTCATAGACGGGCAGGCCGATATGCTCGCTGCCGCCTTTGCCCGGCGTCACGCCCGCAACCATCTTCGTGCCATAGGCCAGCGCCTGTTCGGTGTGGAAGGTGCCGGTGGCACCGGTCATCCCCTGGGTGATGACCTTGGTGTCTTTGTTGACGAGGATGCTCATTCGTTGTCCAGTTCCTTGAATTGCCGAGAAATCGAGCGCCAAGCACCCTGCGATTCCGGCTTCAGTTCGTCGCCGGGGAAGTAGATCTCACCATCCCCTTCGTCGCCACTCACGTCGTAAAATCCAACGCCGTATTTCACAGCCAGAGCGCGCACTAACGGATATACATTTTCTGCTTCCGACCAACTGAACGCCGCGTAAATCACGTGATGACCTATGCTGTAATCGCCGAGCCGATCTTCAACGCCCGGCTCTAGCATTTCCTCATCGGTAACCGCATTCGGGCCGTTCATATTGGGATAGGTTAGCCGCATTGCCTCATACCAGGCGGCAAGAGCAGGTGTAGTGTTAGCCGGGTCGCTGTAGTTGTGACCCTCAGACCACTCAGCTTGCTGATGATACCATTCCAGAAACGCCGCGCGCTCATGCGGCGCGGCGACTGGATCAAATACCATCAGATCGTAGCTCACCGGTCTGTCCTCACGCCAGCGAGCTATCCAGCCCCTTGCAGGCCAGCAGCAATTCCTCGACGGCATCGACCGACACCTTGAGGTTGCTCGCTTCCTCGTCGGACAGCTCGATCTCGACCACATCCTCAATGCCGTCGGCGCCGATCACGGCGGGCACGCCGACATAGAGGCCGTCCACGGAATATTTGCCTTCGACATAGGCGGCGCAGGGCAGGATGCGCTTCTGGTCGCCCAGATAGGCTTCGGCCATCGCAATGGCGCTGGTGGCCGGCGCGTAATAGGCGGAGCCGGTCTTGAGCAGGCCGACGATCTCGCCGCCGCCGCTGCGCGTGCGCTGGACGATCTCGTCCAGCTTGCCGGCATCGACGCCCTTGATCTTGGCCATGTCGTTCACCGGAATGCCGTTGATCGTGGAGTAGCTGAGCACCGGCACCATGGTGTCGCCGTGGCCGCCGAGCACGAAGGCGTTCACGTCCTTGACGCTGACGCCGAATTCCCAGGCGAGGAAGGTTGCGAAGCGCGCGCTGTCGAGCACGCCCGCCATGCCCACCACCTTGTTGTGCGGCAGGCCGGAGAATTCGCGCAGCGCCCACACCATCGCATCCAGCGGGTTGGTGATGCAGATCACGAAGGCGTCGGGGCAATTGTCGCGGATGCCTTCACCCACGGCCTTCATCACCTTGAGGTTGATGCCGAGCAGATCGTCGCGGCTCATGCCGGGCTTGCGCGGCACGCCGGCGGTGACGATCACCACATCGGCGCCGGCGATATCGGCATAATCATTGGTGCCGGTGATGCGGGCATCGAAGCCTTCCACCGGGCCGCACTGGCTGAGATCGAGCGCCTTGCCCTGCGGAATGCCTTCGGCAATGTCGAACAGGACGATGTCGCCCAGTTCCTTCTTGGCTGCGAGATGGGCAAGGGTGCCACCGATCATACCGGCGCCGACGAGCGCGATCTTTTTGCGGGCCATGGGCTTTGTCGATTCCTCCAAGCTGCGCGGGCGCTGGAAAGCGACGGAAAAAACAGGCAGCTCCCCGCGTCCCGCGAAGGGAGGGCCCGGACTGTTGGCGTGGACCTAGGCGCGGCCCACGCCCATTGCAACCGCGAAAAAGCCCTCGGCTGCAACTATCTTTGATATCAGTTCGCAATATCAAAAAAGCCGGAAAAGCAGGTGGTTCCATGCCCGGTGGCGTGCCGCCGGGGCGGCGCGTCAGGGTGCTGCGCGGCGCAGGTCGGGGCTCTCCTCGCGCTCCTGCGCCAGCAACATCGCCGCCAGGTAATCCGGCACGGCCCGGCTGAAATAGTATCCCTGGCCCAGCGTGCAACCGGCGTTGCGCACGGCATGGACCTGATCGATCGTCTCCAGCCCCTCGGCCACGATTTCCATGTCCAGCGTGTTGCCCATTTCGGCCACGGCGCGGATGATCGCGTCGCTCTTGCGCCCGACATTGGGGCCGGACACGAAGCTGCGGTCCACCTTGATCGTGCAGAAGGGGAACTTGTTGATATAGCCCAGCGAGGAATAGCCGGTGCCGAAATCGTCCAGCGCGAAGCGCACGCCGACGGCGGAAAGCTCCTCGATAAAGCGCGCGGTGTGCTGGTTGTCGTCGAGGAACAGGCTTTCCGTCACCTCCAGCTCCAGCCGCCGG is a window from the Altererythrobacter sp. B11 genome containing:
- the odhB gene encoding 2-oxoglutarate dehydrogenase complex dihydrolipoyllysine-residue succinyltransferase, translated to MASEVKVPVLGESVTEATIGEWLKKPGDPVALDEPIASLETDKVAVEVPAPIAGTMGEYRVQVGDTVEVGAVIASIEDGQPSAGPEGTRVRETPAPSPAPAPAPTPAPAEPEAATEDAASTLSPAVRRAVLEHGVDPTTIKGTGKDGRLTKEDVLVAAKAKQASPAPAASAPAPSPAPAPSAKGERREERVKMTRLRQTIAKRLKGAQEEAALLTTFNDCDMSAVIEAREHYKDVFAKKHGIKLGFMSFFAKAACLALKDVPAVNAKIEGDEIVYHDYLDLSVAVSAPNGLVVPVVRSVDQMSFAEVEQAIAGFGQKAKDGTLTMADMAGGTFTISNGGVFGSLMSTPIINPPQSAVLGLHRIEDRPVVRDGQVVVRPMMYLALSYDHRIIDGREAVTALKIIKEAIEDPMRMLIDL
- the sucD gene encoding succinate--CoA ligase subunit alpha, giving the protein MSILVNKDTKVITQGMTGATGTFHTEQALAYGTKMVAGVTPGKGGSEHIGLPVYDTVAEAKAATGATASCIYVPPPFAADSILEAIDAEIELIVAITEGVPVLDMVKVKRALSGSKSRLIGPNCPGVLTPGECKIGIMPGSIFSKGSVGVVSRSGTLTYEAVHQTTAVGLGQTTAVGIGGDPVNGTNFIDVLDLFLDDPETKSIIMIGEIGGSAEEEAAEFIKDQAKKGRSKPMVGFIAGRTAPPGRRMGHAGAIVSGGQGGAEDKIAAMEAAGIRVSPSPSELGTTLDALLKELA
- a CDS encoding 2-oxoglutarate dehydrogenase E1 component — translated: MGNEAQNFLPELPAQDGPQPGPSWQNRRWPLTGAGSDLAEAMDPTAMKIAVEKAAAKSGKAMDEGAVERAADDAVRAMMLIRTYRVRGHLAADLDPLGLHHSELPADLTPEYHGFSGDALDRPVYIGGNLGLEWTTVREIVEILRANYCGKVGLEYMHISDIEERRFLQDRMEGADKEIEFTENGKKAILSAVIRGEEYEKFLGKKYVGTKRFGLDGGESMIPALEAVIKYGGALGVREIVYGMAHRGRLNVLANVMAKPYRVIFHEFSGGSANPDDVGGSGDVKYHLGTSTDREFDGIKVHMSLVPNPSHLETVDPVVLGKVRAQQAVHEDLERHEKVLPVLIHGDAAFAGQGIVWECFGFSGVRGYNTGGCIHFVINNQIGFTTSPQFARSSPYPSDVAKGVQAPILHVNGDDPEAVTFACKLAIEYRMQFKRDIVIDMWCYRRFGHNEGDEPSFTQPLMYAKIRQHPRVSEIYARRLTDEGVIDGKWAGEQADRFVSVLEEEFEAAKSYKPNEADWFGGRWSGLHKPADPETARRNVDTAIESKLFESLGRTLTNVPVDLEIHKTLRRVIEAKAKMFESGSGFDWATAEALAFGSLVTEGFGVRLSGQDSGRGTFSQRHAIWLDQASERKYIPLTTLPHGKFEVYDSPLSEYGVLGFEYGFASADPKTLVCWEAQFGDFANGAQIIIDQYIAAGEVKWLRANGLVLMLPHGYEGQGPEHSSARLERFLQLCANDNIQVCNITVPANYFHLLRRQMLRPFRKPLIIMTPKSLLRHPMAKSEAGEFLGDSHFKRIMSDTSDIADEKVRRLVLCSGKVAYDLIEKRDAEKLEDTSIVRIEQLYPFPGEPLAVRLKRMKNLEQVIWCQEEPKNNGAWFFVESKIEDALIAAGHQGMRPFYAGREVAASPATGLASRHAVQQQALVDIALGLADGGAAQRNSRNKQGKA
- the mdh gene encoding malate dehydrogenase, which gives rise to MARKKIALVGAGMIGGTLAHLAAKKELGDIVLFDIAEGIPQGKALDLSQCGPVEGFDARITGTNDYADIAGADVVIVTAGVPRKPGMSRDDLLGINLKVMKAVGEGIRDNCPDAFVICITNPLDAMVWALREFSGLPHNKVVGMAGVLDSARFATFLAWEFGVSVKDVNAFVLGGHGDTMVPVLSYSTINGIPVNDMAKIKGVDAGKLDEIVQRTRSGGGEIVGLLKTGSAYYAPATSAIAMAEAYLGDQKRILPCAAYVEGKYSVDGLYVGVPAVIGADGIEDVVEIELSDEEASNLKVSVDAVEELLLACKGLDSSLA